In a genomic window of Scomber japonicus isolate fScoJap1 chromosome 17, fScoJap1.pri, whole genome shotgun sequence:
- the gpatch2 gene encoding G patch domain-containing protein 2 isoform X1, whose product MFRAANLKTIGKAGTGWHFRRTMDELVHDLVSALEESSEQAARGGFGDGGDHALAVGCLLKRQARKRRGRKRRSDNPHPPWETGHLSEGSESSVEEHKDYRNSTGGVSAANSHARDNSDSDEQLGPKRRTPLTADMGRSKRPLWPDDLGVLGSAEGTRSLRRRRKVKRMAVDPPVESEPPSSTMLGPPPVPKARVGSRPHRLGAGQEARVAMELCGGGLVGPGGGKSRIKKRKLATHRLGVEAADEGVVVESEDPISSPTEGSKDKMELEEQKGSDEDMSDRCETSSVSNSSDGGLYTNDEGRQGDDEQSDWFYEGDPGAGSGPGGACGVAGVVPWWERETGSEELDLADPVFNSILTGSFPLMSPGAQRGFQARLSRLHGNQQASESGLQGSTSQGFNDRLGRQTQDSHEPWFSSGSRREHGQLHWDSRSDRGHRRSCSVKTASRQTSGHLGSLCTGDVKRRRKAAPLGSTAPSGVVGEGAAPIPDSNMGSRMLQSMGWSPGMGLGPEGRGITEPIRATQRPKGTGLGFN is encoded by the exons ATGTTCCGTGCAGCTAATCTAAAAACCATCGGCAAAGCGGGAACCGGCTG gCACTTTCGCCGGACGATGGACGAGCTGGTCCATGACCTGGTGTCAGCGCTGGAGGAGAGCTCGGAGCAAGCTGCGCGTGGTGGTTTTGGTGATGGAGGAGACCATGCACTGGCAGTGGGCTGTCTGCTGAAGAGACAGGCTCGGAAGCGGAGGGGCAGAAAACGACGCTCGGACAACCCGCACCCTCCCTGGGAGACGGGCCACCTCAGTGAGGGTTCAGAGTCCAGTGTGGAAGAACACAAG GACTACCGCAACAGCACAGGAGGTGTGTCTGCTGCCAACAGCCATGCCCGTGACAACAGCGACTCGGATGAACAACTTGGCCCGAAACGCCGCACCCCCCTTACAGCTGACATGGGACGAAGCAAGAGGCCCCTTTGGCCAGACGACCTGGGTGTCCTGGGGTCCGCAGAGGGAACTCGCAGTCTTAGGCGACGACGTAAGGTCAAACGGATGGCTGTGGACCCTCCTGTGGAGTCAgagcccccctcctccaccatgCTCGGGCCCCCACCTGTCCCCAAAGCTCGGGTTGGCAGCAGGCCCCATAGACTGGGTGCAGGGCAGGAGGCCAGGGTTGCCATGGAGCTTTGTGGAGGTGGCCTGGTAGGACCGGGGGGAGGGAAGAGCaggataaagaaaaggaaactggCCACCCACAGGCTGGGAGTAGAGGCTGCGGATGaaggggtggtggtggagagtgAAGACCCCATCTCATCTCCAACGGAAGGGTCCAAAGACAAGAtggagctggaggagcagaaGGGTTCGGATGAAGACATGAGTGACAGGTG tGAAACCAGCAGTGTCAGTAACAGCAGTGATGGAGGCCTCTACACCAATGATGAGGGGAGGCAAG GTGACGACGAGCAGAGCGACTGGTTCTATGAGGGTGATCCAGGCGCCGGGTCAGGGCCCGGGGGTGCATGTGGGGTGGCAGGAGTGGTCCcctggtgggagagagagacggggtctGAGGAGCTGGACCTAGCCGACCCTGTCTTCAATAGCATCCTCACTGGATCCTTCCCCCTCATGAGCCCCGGAGCACAGAGAG GGTTTCAGGCCAGGTTGAGTCGTCTCCATGGAAACCAGCAGGCGTCTGAATCTGGGCTGCAGGGCAGTACCAGTCAGGGCTTCAACGACAGACTGGGCAGACAAACCCAGGACTCCCATGA GCCGTGGTTCAGCTCAGGCTCGAGGAGAGAACACGGACAG TTGCACTGGGACTCGCGGTCAGACAGAGGGCACCGGAGAAGCTGTTCAGTAAAAACAGCCAGCAG ACAGACCAGCGGGCACCTTGGCTCCTTGTGTACAGGGGATGTCAAGCGGAGGCGAAAAGCAGCCCCCCTCGGTTCCACCGCACCCTCAG gagTAGTTGGGGAGGGCGCGGCTCCCATCCCTGACTCAAACATGGGGAGCCGCATGTTGCAGAGCATGGGCTGGAGCCCAGGGATGGGCCTGGGCCCAGAGGGAAGGGGCATCACTGAGCCCATCCGGGCCACACAGAGACCCAAAGGCACAGGTCTAGGTTTCAACTGA
- the gpatch2 gene encoding G patch domain-containing protein 2 isoform X2 produces the protein MFRAANLKTIGKAGTGWHFRRTMDELVHDLVSALEESSEQAARGGFGDGGDHALAVGCLLKRQARKRRGRKRRSDNPHPPWETGHLSEGSESSVEEHKDYRNSTGGVSAANSHARDNSDSDEQLGPKRRTPLTADMGRSKRPLWPDDLGVLGSAEGTRSLRRRRKVKRMAVDPPVESEPPSSTMLGPPPVPKARVGSRPHRLGAGQEARVAMELCGGGLVGPGGGKSRIKKRKLATHRLGVEAADEGVVVESEDPISSPTEGSKDKMELEEQKGSDEDMSDSETSSVSNSSDGGLYTNDEGRQGDDEQSDWFYEGDPGAGSGPGGACGVAGVVPWWERETGSEELDLADPVFNSILTGSFPLMSPGAQRGFQARLSRLHGNQQASESGLQGSTSQGFNDRLGRQTQDSHEPWFSSGSRREHGQLHWDSRSDRGHRRSCSVKTASRQTSGHLGSLCTGDVKRRRKAAPLGSTAPSGVVGEGAAPIPDSNMGSRMLQSMGWSPGMGLGPEGRGITEPIRATQRPKGTGLGFN, from the exons ATGTTCCGTGCAGCTAATCTAAAAACCATCGGCAAAGCGGGAACCGGCTG gCACTTTCGCCGGACGATGGACGAGCTGGTCCATGACCTGGTGTCAGCGCTGGAGGAGAGCTCGGAGCAAGCTGCGCGTGGTGGTTTTGGTGATGGAGGAGACCATGCACTGGCAGTGGGCTGTCTGCTGAAGAGACAGGCTCGGAAGCGGAGGGGCAGAAAACGACGCTCGGACAACCCGCACCCTCCCTGGGAGACGGGCCACCTCAGTGAGGGTTCAGAGTCCAGTGTGGAAGAACACAAG GACTACCGCAACAGCACAGGAGGTGTGTCTGCTGCCAACAGCCATGCCCGTGACAACAGCGACTCGGATGAACAACTTGGCCCGAAACGCCGCACCCCCCTTACAGCTGACATGGGACGAAGCAAGAGGCCCCTTTGGCCAGACGACCTGGGTGTCCTGGGGTCCGCAGAGGGAACTCGCAGTCTTAGGCGACGACGTAAGGTCAAACGGATGGCTGTGGACCCTCCTGTGGAGTCAgagcccccctcctccaccatgCTCGGGCCCCCACCTGTCCCCAAAGCTCGGGTTGGCAGCAGGCCCCATAGACTGGGTGCAGGGCAGGAGGCCAGGGTTGCCATGGAGCTTTGTGGAGGTGGCCTGGTAGGACCGGGGGGAGGGAAGAGCaggataaagaaaaggaaactggCCACCCACAGGCTGGGAGTAGAGGCTGCGGATGaaggggtggtggtggagagtgAAGACCCCATCTCATCTCCAACGGAAGGGTCCAAAGACAAGAtggagctggaggagcagaaGGGTTCGGATGAAGACATGAGTGACAG tGAAACCAGCAGTGTCAGTAACAGCAGTGATGGAGGCCTCTACACCAATGATGAGGGGAGGCAAG GTGACGACGAGCAGAGCGACTGGTTCTATGAGGGTGATCCAGGCGCCGGGTCAGGGCCCGGGGGTGCATGTGGGGTGGCAGGAGTGGTCCcctggtgggagagagagacggggtctGAGGAGCTGGACCTAGCCGACCCTGTCTTCAATAGCATCCTCACTGGATCCTTCCCCCTCATGAGCCCCGGAGCACAGAGAG GGTTTCAGGCCAGGTTGAGTCGTCTCCATGGAAACCAGCAGGCGTCTGAATCTGGGCTGCAGGGCAGTACCAGTCAGGGCTTCAACGACAGACTGGGCAGACAAACCCAGGACTCCCATGA GCCGTGGTTCAGCTCAGGCTCGAGGAGAGAACACGGACAG TTGCACTGGGACTCGCGGTCAGACAGAGGGCACCGGAGAAGCTGTTCAGTAAAAACAGCCAGCAG ACAGACCAGCGGGCACCTTGGCTCCTTGTGTACAGGGGATGTCAAGCGGAGGCGAAAAGCAGCCCCCCTCGGTTCCACCGCACCCTCAG gagTAGTTGGGGAGGGCGCGGCTCCCATCCCTGACTCAAACATGGGGAGCCGCATGTTGCAGAGCATGGGCTGGAGCCCAGGGATGGGCCTGGGCCCAGAGGGAAGGGGCATCACTGAGCCCATCCGGGCCACACAGAGACCCAAAGGCACAGGTCTAGGTTTCAACTGA
- the gpatch2 gene encoding G patch domain-containing protein 2 isoform X3, translating into MFRAANLKTIGKAGTGWHFRRTMDELVHDLVSALEESSEQAARGGFGDGGDHALAVGCLLKRQARKRRGRKRRSDNPHPPWETGHLSEGSESSVEEHKDYRNSTGGVSAANSHARDNSDSDEQLGPKRRTPLTADMGRSKRPLWPDDLGVLGSAEGTRSLRRRRKVKRMAVDPPVESEPPSSTMLGPPPVPKARVGSRPHRLGAGQEARVAMELCGGGLVGPGGGKSRIKKRKLATHRLGVEAADEGVVVESEDPISSPTEGSKDKMELEEQKGSDEDMSDRCETSSVSNSSDGGLYTNDEGRQGDDEQSDWFYEGDPGAGSGPGGACGVAGVVPWWERETGSEELDLADPVFNSILTGSFPLMSPGAQRGFQARLSRLHGNQQASESGLQGSTSQGFNDRLGRQTQDSHEPWFSSGSRREHGQLHWDSRSDRGHRRSCSVKTASRQTSGHLGSLCTGDVKRRRKAAPLGSTAPSGIGCAPCYT; encoded by the exons ATGTTCCGTGCAGCTAATCTAAAAACCATCGGCAAAGCGGGAACCGGCTG gCACTTTCGCCGGACGATGGACGAGCTGGTCCATGACCTGGTGTCAGCGCTGGAGGAGAGCTCGGAGCAAGCTGCGCGTGGTGGTTTTGGTGATGGAGGAGACCATGCACTGGCAGTGGGCTGTCTGCTGAAGAGACAGGCTCGGAAGCGGAGGGGCAGAAAACGACGCTCGGACAACCCGCACCCTCCCTGGGAGACGGGCCACCTCAGTGAGGGTTCAGAGTCCAGTGTGGAAGAACACAAG GACTACCGCAACAGCACAGGAGGTGTGTCTGCTGCCAACAGCCATGCCCGTGACAACAGCGACTCGGATGAACAACTTGGCCCGAAACGCCGCACCCCCCTTACAGCTGACATGGGACGAAGCAAGAGGCCCCTTTGGCCAGACGACCTGGGTGTCCTGGGGTCCGCAGAGGGAACTCGCAGTCTTAGGCGACGACGTAAGGTCAAACGGATGGCTGTGGACCCTCCTGTGGAGTCAgagcccccctcctccaccatgCTCGGGCCCCCACCTGTCCCCAAAGCTCGGGTTGGCAGCAGGCCCCATAGACTGGGTGCAGGGCAGGAGGCCAGGGTTGCCATGGAGCTTTGTGGAGGTGGCCTGGTAGGACCGGGGGGAGGGAAGAGCaggataaagaaaaggaaactggCCACCCACAGGCTGGGAGTAGAGGCTGCGGATGaaggggtggtggtggagagtgAAGACCCCATCTCATCTCCAACGGAAGGGTCCAAAGACAAGAtggagctggaggagcagaaGGGTTCGGATGAAGACATGAGTGACAGGTG tGAAACCAGCAGTGTCAGTAACAGCAGTGATGGAGGCCTCTACACCAATGATGAGGGGAGGCAAG GTGACGACGAGCAGAGCGACTGGTTCTATGAGGGTGATCCAGGCGCCGGGTCAGGGCCCGGGGGTGCATGTGGGGTGGCAGGAGTGGTCCcctggtgggagagagagacggggtctGAGGAGCTGGACCTAGCCGACCCTGTCTTCAATAGCATCCTCACTGGATCCTTCCCCCTCATGAGCCCCGGAGCACAGAGAG GGTTTCAGGCCAGGTTGAGTCGTCTCCATGGAAACCAGCAGGCGTCTGAATCTGGGCTGCAGGGCAGTACCAGTCAGGGCTTCAACGACAGACTGGGCAGACAAACCCAGGACTCCCATGA GCCGTGGTTCAGCTCAGGCTCGAGGAGAGAACACGGACAG TTGCACTGGGACTCGCGGTCAGACAGAGGGCACCGGAGAAGCTGTTCAGTAAAAACAGCCAGCAG ACAGACCAGCGGGCACCTTGGCTCCTTGTGTACAGGGGATGTCAAGCGGAGGCGAAAAGCAGCCCCCCTCGGTTCCACCGCACCCTCAGGTATCGGATGCGCACCTTGCTACACCTAA